A stretch of the Pseudobacteriovorax antillogorgiicola genome encodes the following:
- a CDS encoding sigma-54-dependent transcriptional regulator has product MENQLDKSRPLALIVDDEESIRNTLADVLDDEGWDTKLAANGYEGVDRFKKASPDLVFLDVWMPNLDGIQTLQILKELNHQTPVVVMSGHGTIDTAVRATRIGAFEYLEKPLSLEKILPLLEHANKLRKAHSRTSQLVEATEMIGRSEGLMQIKRQINMVAPRNAWILITGENGTGKEVVARNVHARSTRCNEAFIAVNCAAIPEELIESELFGHQKGAFTNAIASKQGKFELANNGTLFLDEIGDMSLKTQAKILRILQEQKFERVGGVEAIEVDVRVIAATNKNLKEEIEKGQFREDLYYRLNVIPFELPPLRDRGDDISDLCDYFFQQFSLELAEPQKRLSDDAYLMLKQYRWPGNIRELKNMLERICIMIPDEVIRVEHLKGLLPVDDEPRPTPTLNAQAATLKQAKTDFERAFILDKLEENQWNVTKTAEAIGVERSNLHRKLKVFKIDPKQRG; this is encoded by the coding sequence ATGGAGAACCAGTTGGATAAAAGCCGCCCTTTGGCGTTGATCGTTGACGATGAAGAAAGCATTCGCAATACCCTCGCTGACGTACTGGATGATGAGGGTTGGGATACGAAGTTGGCCGCCAATGGCTATGAAGGGGTTGATCGGTTCAAAAAAGCTTCCCCAGATTTGGTTTTTTTAGATGTTTGGATGCCGAATCTGGATGGCATTCAGACCCTGCAAATATTAAAAGAGCTGAATCATCAAACTCCGGTCGTTGTCATGAGTGGGCACGGGACCATCGATACTGCAGTTCGTGCAACCCGTATCGGAGCTTTTGAGTACCTTGAGAAGCCCTTGTCTCTTGAGAAGATCTTGCCTTTGCTGGAGCATGCGAACAAGCTCCGCAAGGCTCACTCTCGCACGAGTCAGCTAGTGGAGGCCACCGAAATGATCGGCCGAAGCGAAGGCCTGATGCAAATCAAGCGGCAAATCAACATGGTTGCCCCTCGCAACGCATGGATCTTGATCACTGGGGAAAACGGTACGGGTAAGGAGGTGGTTGCTCGGAATGTTCATGCACGTAGCACCCGCTGCAATGAAGCTTTTATTGCTGTAAACTGCGCGGCGATTCCTGAGGAGCTGATTGAGAGCGAGTTGTTTGGCCATCAGAAGGGGGCATTTACCAATGCCATTGCGAGCAAGCAGGGTAAGTTCGAATTGGCAAATAACGGAACCTTGTTTCTAGATGAAATTGGGGACATGTCTCTGAAGACTCAAGCTAAGATCCTGAGAATCCTACAGGAGCAGAAGTTTGAGCGGGTTGGGGGTGTTGAAGCGATAGAAGTTGATGTGAGGGTGATCGCAGCAACCAATAAAAATTTAAAAGAAGAGATTGAAAAAGGCCAGTTTCGAGAAGACTTGTACTATCGCTTGAATGTAATCCCCTTTGAGCTTCCTCCGTTGCGTGACCGTGGAGACGATATCTCAGATCTATGTGACTACTTTTTTCAGCAGTTTTCTTTGGAATTAGCTGAACCGCAAAAGCGTCTTTCAGATGATGCCTACCTGATGCTCAAGCAGTATCGCTGGCCAGGGAATATTCGTGAGCTAAAGAATATGCTGGAACGAATCTGCATCATGATTCCCGACGAAGTAATTCGTGTCGAGCATTTGAAGGGCTTGCTGCCGGTTGATGATGAGCCACGCCCCACTCCGACACTCAATGCTCAAGCTGCAACTCTGAAGCAGGCAAAAACAGATTTTGAAAGAGCCTTTATTCTTGATAAACTTGAGGAAAATCAGTGGAACGTAACTAAAACGGCGGAAGCGATCGGTGTTGAGCGCAGCAATCTGCATCGGAAGCTGAAAGTATTTAAAATCGACCCCAAGCAAAGAGGCTAG